cGTGGGCATCAGCATTTATGTCGTTAATTAACAAGCAGTATTTCATGCTGGTGATCTTGATCTCTGAGGTAGATCAAACATAatggagaagaaaagaatgTCACTGATTTGCTTTCATTTGTACAATTGATATGAGAACAATTAGAAAATGTGGAAAGATAATTATATTTCAacacaatcatcatcatcatcgaagTCATCTGTCTCATCATCCCAGTCCAATTTAAATGAGTTAGCCGACTCCTTCAATTCTGTGAGTCCGGTGAGATCCTCCAAATAAGTAGGATGATTAATTGCTTGAAGCAGGAATTCGATTCCTTTTTTCCGATATTCTGATACAACCTGAGCATATTGTTTGATCATAAGTTAAATTGCAGTTATAATGTAATGAAAGAACTAgagaacaaagaacaacaaatgaaGAACATGTCGACTGCAAAagaaaggatatatatatattgcaactGTCATCCCAAATTTGATAGAAGGTATATGCGTATGAATGCTATCTTTTCTGCAGCTCCTAAAAGAAACTCTGTCAATGATCAGTCTCAATAACAAAGTGCCTCTAAAAGGACCAAGGGAGGCCACATGAGCTGCAAACAAACACTTAAAATTAAGGGGTTCAGGCTGAGAAAACCCTATATGAAGAGAAGATAAGTTAACAAAAGGGAATTTCAGGGGGGGGCGGGGGGTCAGAAAGGCATCTGGTGAAACCCTATTCTTAAATTCCCTAATTGTTTGGACTGCCTAAGCAACAAGAGCATTATCATCTTATTTACCCACTAAACTGCCACTTGTATGAACACTAGAAGTAAGATTGTAAGAGATGATGAAGCAGGCAcgtgaaattaattgaaaaatcttcTTGTATCAGCAAAAACTTACAGTGCTGCAACAAGCAGTGCAACTATTAGAGGAGTGGCCTACAAGGGTCATTTGcgaaaaatgaaagagagaaccCCGAATCTGGTGGGGCAATATACCAAGAGGTGGCTCACTGCCACCACTGCTACTAGTGGAGTTTGTGATATCACCTTCAGCAAACATCCTGTTCACaaatgaaagcaaaagaaatggaatttcttaataaattcttaatatgAGGATGCCATAGACATAAATATTTGTAGACTACGAGCTTCATTGACATAGTTTTCCAGACTTACCCATCAGGATGATGCAAGATGCTGACAAAAAGCTCTACAGCAAGAGATGAAGCAATAGGAGCAAGCCCTGGACGTGTAACAGTGCACTGTTGGTCTAAAGTTCGATTGGCAGTTGACTGCACAAAGAGAACATGAATTAATTCTgaacttgattaaaaaacaattaatacatCAGATCAATTGCATTCTAGTAAATTACATCTGTAGGTGCAACCACATCATTGCAGAAGTAACAGCCCAGTCTCTTCCCTCCTTTGTCAGTTTGAGCAAGGTTTTCCATATCAACAGATGAAGTGTTAGCATGAACAGAGCTAAAAGGACCAGGGCCATGCCGCATTACCAAGAAGCTATCAAACCCAAGAGCTGCAGTTATAGTAATCTGCAGaaggataatttaataaataaataaaagcaaacatCCATATGAATTAATAATTGATGGCCAAACCAATGAGTTGAAATCAAGTTAATTGATCCTCCAGATCAATTCAACATAAGCCTGGTGAAAGAAAAGACTGAAAACATCACAAGAACTGTATTAGGTACACAGATCAGATTAAGAAGACACCTTGTTAGCACTTGCACATAGAAGGGTTGGGAGCCATCGGCTCTCTCTTGTATCAGTCAACAAGAAAACTGCATCATGGGAATCAACCAGATCATACAGACGGCTACAATCATCAACCACACTCTTCTCTTCTTGGTTAGTCACTGGATGACCAGGCATTGGTATAGCCATCACTTCACCCTTTGCTTcctgaggaaaaaaaaaggaaaacaagagaTGAACTATTAGCAAGGATTAATGTTCATgatgagaaaaaatgaaaaagaaagaaaagaaaagaaaaggatcaaCATTCATTTTGAGCTAAGCCTTGTGTACATAgctattaaaagtaaaattaattaccaCAGCTGGAAAAATACGCTTCAAGCTTTTAGCGGCTGCCAAGGCTTTAAAATCACCTCCATCGAGGCAGTCATCCAATGTGTACAGGGACTGCCTCAATGGATTAGACATAGCCACTCTTCCATTGTCAAGTAGTGTAATTTTTCGGACACCCCAAGCCTGCAACATACATAATCTTTGAGAACCAACATATAGACTGTCAACAATAAATCGAATCTTCATATCACACTCACCATAAGCATGCGAGCAACCTGGCATCCAAGCGTGCCTGCTCCTATGAGAAGACACTTCACAGAAGATAACTCATCTAAGTTAAGGGATGGCAAGGCACGCCATCTCATtagttttaaattcaaatctgCAGCAGATACGGCCAACCTGTAAAGAACATTTGAAATGATAAGATAAATGGGGTGATACTACCATGGACAAGGAGGAGAAATGGGGACAAATACCTAGTTGGGTCCATGGATGTAGCAAGGTTAATACATCTGTATacgtatttatttttgtttttttcccatcCAACTGCATTAGGTACAAGTTGACGATCATTCAATCCTGAAAACAGATATTTCTTGCAAGTTAGAGATTCACCATATATGCATGCTGTAGGAAGTCAAAACAGCAATTGGACTAGAGCTGTGTTAGCCAATTTCAGCTGGTCTACCTTGTGGAGCTGTTATTAAGGCTTCAATGACAAGGGAAGACTCCATATCCATAAAACCACGACTCTCTCTGAAGCATAAAAAGTGGACACTCTTCAGATTCCATCTTGAAGAAATCAGTGCTAGGAAGTTGCGAAGAGGCCAACCAGGATCTTTTTCATGACATGGGTCATAAAAACCAAATAGCACCTGATGATAGAAGGCAAATTAGCTTTAAGAGAGAGGCATTTACAATCACATCTCATTACTTTACCCCAGGAGCATATAAACAGATAAATATACAAGAATTGCCCTATTTATAGATACATGATATTCATTTTTCCAAGGAACTGGAAGAGTTTGGAGATGGACCTTTTGATTATCAGCCTGGCAGGCTTCCCAATCCTTTAAATGCCTGATAGTAGCATGGGAATTGGAAGCAATACTGATAAAAAAGAATGGAACATCTGCAGCAGATTTGCATGATCAAGGAGTTAAGGTTATCTCATTGACCAAATGACATGTGAACtgaaagaaaagagatgattttaCCTGCGGTTAAGCTTGAGTTACGCCAGTCATTACAAGCCACAGATACGGATTTTACCTACACATTACACATATCATTTTAGTATTGCTAAACAGATAAATGACAGCTATTATAATGGATCACTACTGAATTCCCAACAGTTATCATATTATATGCACCTCTTCTGAGGTGAACCATTCTGAAGCACGCTTTGATTCAACCAATGTCGCAGGAGGATCAAGCACCAAGGCAGGGAAAGCAAACCAGTAATGAAAGCTCCATTTTTTTAGGTCTGCGAAGGATATAAGAAGGAACCTTGAAAGCACCGCACTGTCCTCCACTGCTCTCCCATTATGAATGTCTTCCCAAATCTAGTTATTCACAAAACAGAATTTTCATGTGACATCTTTATCTCAAGAAATCATCACATATTCTTTCACAAAATGGAAATCACTGATGGGAGATGGCCATGTTTACAGTTCAAGAATTAGACCAATTTGAACCAAATACCCTCTTCACTTGAACAAACAAGCAGTTAAATCACATTTTCTCTCAACTTACAATAAAGTCAATTCATCACTGCAATGCTAAAATTGCTCATCCAAGATCAATCTGAATGAAATACCTTGTTTGCTTCCTCCTTTAGCAAGCTCTTTTTATCCAGGGCATGGAAGGCCTCCAATGTATTTGTATTGTAAAGAGTCCCGGGTACAGGGCATCTGTTCCTGTTACCGCGACTAATTGCTGGCATTGAAGACTGGTCATTTTCATCAGTCGGCAAAGATTCAGCGAGAAGTCTCAGGTGATTGGATACTTGAGAATGTGAGCAAGGCGCATAAAACCCTGAAACAAGACCAGTCCAAATCCTAGTTTACATGAATAAAGATCGTCTGTATCAACATATGACTAGTCACAAAATCCACACCTGCCTCCTATTCAAAATCCAGCCTCTTAACTgttaactccttttctttttttcaaaaagcttGATTAATATAGTTTCAATATATGATTACACATCAATCAATTTCGGAGTTCTCATCATTAACAATTTGAATGCTtaaagaaaacccaaaagaattaaaaaaagatattaccGGTGATGGGTATAGGAGAATCATCGATGCCATATTTGTTGAGCTTCAAAGAAGACAATCTATGCCAGAAACCTTCGTCAGCTAAGCTATTAAAGGGTACGAATTGGAGGATAGTAGAAGATGAAGATCCACATCCACTCCTACTCTTTTCCTCTTGAGCCATAACGCACTCTTATACCTTTCAATTCTGATTAAGATTTGACAGATTGATTGATTGTAAGCAAACtctttatgtttatatattctTCAACTTGTTTGTTGAACTCTTTGACGCAAAGAGAAAAGCAGCCTTCCTGACTTTGAGAGTGTTTTcgcttttggtttttaattaaagtaattaaaaaacatcatggaGACAAGACAACAAGCGAataacgaagaagaagaagaaggacttTGTTTCAGTTCGTGTTTGGAATTGAAACTGGATCTTCCGCGACGAGAGAAATCCTTTTCCCTTCTGTTTTTAGACTTTCACttcattaatattttctcaataaTTATTTAGTTCTTCCTGTTCTTTATCTAGTCCTTGTTTGTCTGAACACATCACAAGTTAGTCCCTTATGCGGAGGTCACTGTTAACTCTTTTTCAAAATGTCCAAACTAAATCACTTCTTAAACCTGCTTTTTTCTGGTAAGGTTGGAGATTTTGGCTAAGAATTAAGGGTACAATTAGATTGTAAGTTGTTTTTGGgtgcataattaaattttaaatgataactAATTACATAAGACTTATTTAACCATGAATATAAAACTACAgggattaaataattatttcaataaaaatagaagggctaaataaatatttactctTCTTTTTAGTATTTACTGTTCCACGTCGGGTCTGATAACATATTATGAAATCGAGAATGCGGGTAACTgggtaaggttttttttaaatgttttttattttaaaatatattaaaataatattttttttattttaaagatttattttttatatcaataaattcaaataattcaaaaataataataattattatttttaatttttttttaaatataatcaaacctaaaaacaaacaaataagttGTGATTTGCTGTTCACTACAAATTCCAGACCTGCAAACTAGGTCCGACccatcctgtttttttttttttttaaaaaagaattctttGCTTTTAACAAAACATTCTCgttgtttgcttttttattttcatttatatttattatagttaTTTATTCAAGCAAATGTGTATACCACATCCCATTCGGCAAAAATAGGTGATCCAAACCAACGATAACAATGCAACAAGAATTAGGGGATGACTATTCAGTTGCGTGTGCGCCACTGccgggaatttttttttttttttttttgataatgcCTTTACACTTAACTAGTTTTGTGGGTCAACagagttttttaatatagttattaaactctaTCCCCCCAGCTAAAATGCTAGATTATTGATTACATGAATTAATCTAAatcaacttgaattaatttaaaaaaatatttaaaattttaatattttatataaaaaaattaaaaaacaattcatatgaatataatctatacatattataaataataaagtttaaaatattatttcaaaagttttttttatctcatattgaaaaaatactatgtgattattttaagttgaagtatttaaatcaaaaaagttttttatcccagattaaaaaatcataatttttttcttgtgaacataaagtatatatactaaagggcttcaaatcccacattgaaaaaataatttttttcttgtgaacacaGAATATTTATactaaaaggtttcaaattccatattaaaaaaataaaaacattcttctagtatttatataataaactttgaaaaggtaaccaactaaaaaatatgaaaaaagaaacgtctctgattaggaaaaaaaacctagacTCTACCGGGTTTTGCTAGGTCGCTAGGGTCACGAGTAGACCCGGCAGGTCAATCgggtttgatcatttttttgcTCTTGCCGGTCTTTTATTTTACCCCGATCGGTCCAGCCACTTGGTCCCGAGTCAACCCGCCGGGTCaatccaggtttaataactatgatttctAGATTAGATTGAGtttcttaataaattagatAGAAATTGATACAATGTGGCCCATCCAACTTGGTGAGTGCATGTACAACTTGATTGACCTAGCTAAACCCAGTTAGActtttttcaagaaacaaaaaacaatgtttattcaatgattttttgtaagaaatagaagaaaaattaaatgatgttttgaatTGACTCGGGTCAAACTTGCTTAATTCCCACAACCCATGATCTAAGTCATGCTCCTGCTAGGGTTTCACTACTTTGTTTTTCtagaatctattttttatttaattaaataattataaaactagaaatttttagaaaatactaaaaataaaattaacaaaaaaaaaatattttttttcatcaaacttGTCTTTTCCTATTcatgtaaattttttgttttgttttgaaaataaaatttattttttattaccaaaagagttcattgaataaaatagaacaattatcaaaaacaaattccaaaaacctataatgatttgaaataaaaaggaaaaaaatatattttgaataaaaaacttaaaaaaattgtttacaCATTCTTTTTAACTTctgacaattgttttttttttaaaaaattgttttttaaacaaaaactcaTTGTAATCATGAAAGCAATCTTCCATTATCAATCAtctctccaaaattatcttaaaaaatgagaacaaaaaattagatcaaaattataattaaaaaaattatattatattcttattcaatattaatgaacaaattattttaaaaattctatatGTCTggctaatatataattattcataaaaaaatcaataaaatcatcATAGAAAAcacataatttgaaaaaaaaaaaacaatttaaagtgCTTTACGTGGGGAGCTATAGTATTTTCCCtacttttttagattattttttaatataattataccAGCTGGATATCCATCTCCATTGATTCAAATGGTCGTGTGAATAGaggaatttgtgttttttttttaattaatatgagtatTCGGACCAACTTGCgtgtatcttgattaattttataggttttaaagttaacgatcatataagtctCTAGTAGTCTTAAAGTTTATagaactcgaactggtgattttTAGAGAATAAATCTAAATTCTAACTAGTTAAACTAAACTTCTCGTTATTATGTATAGTGAAATTTTTGTCTTTATAGAGGTGGAGATATAGAAAGGGAGACGAGCTAAAATACTCAGTTTTTGGATGCAAAGGCAGAGAGGGTATACTCCAACACAATAGAGTGtcatattcaaattaatatataatttatatttttaatttttaatatatatctaaaataagttatattgttttttttcatttaaaaaaactacttctataaattttgtttgataaatatacaatttgttttcataatctatgtattttatttaataaaaactggATATGAAGAAATTTTACGTGGATCTCTATTGCAAGTCCACCTTCAATAAAGGCGGGTATGGAGTATCGAAATCGATCTCCATTGTAAATATTATATagattaggggtgagcaaaaaaaccgaaaaaccgatttaaccgagaaaaccgaaaaaaaattaacccaaaaaaccgaaccggtacaaaaaaccgattgaaccggttaaaatatttagaaaaatgtccggtccggttcggtttccgGTTTTGGTGTGCCTGAACCGGCcaacccgaaccgaaccgaaccggttctaattaaaaaaaatactataaatagaaaaaattcttTGCCTCATGCCCAGTAACCTAACCCTAGCAGTGCGGCCgccccctctctttctctcaaacACCAGAGACACGCACAGCTGAAATCCTAACCCTAGCACCCGCGATCGCCGCCTCTTCCTAGACTCTCAAACACCAGAGACACGCCAAGCATCAGCTGAAATCCTAACACTAGCACCGGCGGCCGCCCCCTCCTTAGAGTCTTAGACTCTCAAACACAAACAACCAGAGAAACGCCAAGCATCAGCAAAaatttgaaagttgaaaccaATCAAGCCTCTCAAGTCTCAACAATAGATCAACGTGTTCCAGAACGGCAGAACCTATCTAGTTGGCCTTTCCTCTTCATCTATACAAGATCACAGACACATGGTACTTCTCTGAATCTCTATAACATTTCACATATGCATCCTGTCAACATTCTctcattgtcatttttttcagCCCCTTCTACAACAAGATCATAATTGATTAATGACCTTGCTGAATTTCTTCtggcaattttatttttattttatggttgcAGACAAGATGTTGGGTCTAAAAGACTAAAACACACTGTACTACTGTAGATTCAAGAAGAAAGTTCGATTTTATAGCAGtaagttttaattatgttttttcctttttaattaattaattagtctatcctctattatatttattgtatttgcttTTCAATTCAGAGATCAGAGACACAGTTGTTGTTTTGAATGCTCAAAAATCCATATCTAAGGTAACcatttgtagttttttattgggtttttattttactgtattGCTTGCGTAAATGCTTGTGATTGCTTTAATTGGGTTTTTATTCTTGAGCAATGAAAGGAATGTATATATCTTGATCTAGTGCTTGCGGCATTGCAAATTACTTAGTCAGAattgcaaattaattattttctgtttcttcAAATTAGTCAGATTGACAACAACAATATGAGGAAGTGAAGAATATGTAAAACTGTTTTCCAAACTAAGTATGCAGAATTGAAAACCCATGTTTgtgctttattttaattgataattgaaaaCCCATGTTTGAGCACTGAAAGGAATGTATATATCTTGATCTAGTGCTTGCGGCATTGCAAATTATTTAGTCAGAATTGCAattattttctgtttcttcAAATTAGACAGATTGACAACAACAATAGGATGAAGTGCAGAATATGTAAAACTGTTTTCCAAACCAAGTCGACAGAATTGAAAACCCATGTTTGTGCTTTATTTTCGTTGATAATTAAGGAAATAAGAGATTCCTTATCTGTATTTTGATCTACAGTGTACTTGTTGCTGGAAAATcatattgattttattctttatatgaaAAATTGTTTCTGCTTctatttggatttttgtttccCTGTTCAACTTCCTATTTTCATTCTATTGCTTAGAATTTCTCTTGAAAATTGCCCAAATCTGATGTggaatacttttatttttatatcttctaatttaatttatcaagttataattttatatttttaatttcaggttttgaTGGCAACAATTGGACTATTGGAGTGTTTTAtgataatgttatttgttgtttttgttaagccctttgaaggcaatgctttgtaatttgtatttgaacttattggtatgtgttatttaaacttATCTGCAGCAGGAGTCCTGCTcacccaaacaaaacaaatgaaaaattattaggAAGGCAACAAATGAATATTCAGTTgcaaaaaacaacccaaaaaaaaattgatttggttaAGAATCTTATAAGAAAAGTAGAcaatattatcattaattacaagcccatcagaaatttaattaaaaacccatcaaaaagcCCATTAAAAACCCATTACAAACAGCCCAAAATATATTAtaggttttctcggtttttttacattaaaaaccgaaccgaaaccggtcggtttgactcggtttcggttgcttttttttttaaaaaaaatttcggtttggttggtttttataggaaaaaaccgaaccgaaccgaaaatgatcacccctaatatAGATGGATATGGAGCTCAAGAGTTCTCCATAAAACTGAAGGTGGAGGAGGGTACATATCTCTATTATAAAGaagtactaattttttttttatatatttattaggataataatcaatttttatatctttcatTATTTGTATTTCATATGTTTGAGTATTTAGCTACTCCAttcttttcatcaaataaataaatgatatatcTGAAAATTAGTACTGATCATGTAGCTTTATCTGTGCTGGATGCATCCTTTCCATTTGAAAGATTTGGCTTGCAATGTCCTCTACAATTAATGAATGAGTTATGCAACCATGCAATAATCTCACAAAGCTACGTTGCACCTAATTGCAATTCACAGTTATGCAATTTCAGATGCCAGCAAACAAAAAAGAGGTATTATTCAAACCCAGACCTGATTCATGTTACATTACACAAGACAGTTATGATTAGAGTTTTAAGTCTTACAAAAGAACATCCATGCTTACAAATACTAAGATTATACCACCTCGTCAACGCAAAGGCTAGTGTAAACCTAGCACGGCGCTAGTCCCAGGTAAGGGAAGCCTGGTTGCGGTGGCCAATGGGAGCTATTAATtgtaaatatcaacaaaaaagaaagaaaaaagagatgatACCAACTCTCATAATACTCTTGGCAGAAGCATCCTAGGCATCAATCGTGTAAAATATGTATTGCTATCAGAAAGTCTTCCACATTTTGCACACCTCTCACACACAAACAGATAACACTTCCCAGAAGAGATACGGGCATGAACAtcaacaccaccaccaacaacaaGATTTTTGGTTCTTAAGAAGACGAGCTCGAGGAATCAAAGAAAGTCACCCTCCTTTTCTTGTTTGGAAGTGTTGTCCTTGGTGAGTATTCTAGTGAGGCAGAACCTTTCTCCAAGACAGATGTTAGGGCATGGTGAATAGATTTTGTAAGATGCTGCATTGCCTCTGCATCATCTACAGCATTCTTATTTCTGTTGCTGGTGAATACAAACTCATTCTTTAACCGGTTTCCCAAGGTTGATATTTCTGCGTTCACCATTTTCAAAGGAAGTGCATCAACAGCTTGTCTTATATCGGATAGAAGCTCAGGTCGATAGTCACAACAGATAGATGCCTTGAAGTACAACGTTCCTTCTTTAGTTCCATCAAAATATGTCTCAACTTTTACTTCGTCATCAGCTGTTGGAATAAGAAGGCCTTTACAGGATTCCAAGGCATTCCTTTTGAGTTCATTGACTTGGCTAATGACTGCGGCAAGCAACGTGGCTTTGTCCATCTACAATTATCATTTAAACACAAAGATACAAGTCAGAACCGATAATGGGAATTGCCACGATCATTAATTAAGTTACATGGGCTTAAGACGAAATAAAAGCGAAACTACGATCGCAGCCAACAGCATGCTTATGCTAGCAGTGACATACCAGCAAGATATGCCTTCATATTTCAATGTTACCTGCAAAAGTAATTtggttaattaagaaaaatcaatgattcaTTCAGCTACTACTTTGAttttaatcaaagtttataGGCTAAGCTAACTCCCTCCAGAACTTTCAGTAGAAAACAGTTCGAAAAAGGCCAATAAAGATGAGGtaaataaatgattattttgACTTAGTCAACAATTGCAACTTCACATAAGAAAATGACAGAAAATACACAATGAGAAGGACAATGACCGAAAGAAATCCTATAATACTTAATGTTGTCAATTTCGAAGCTTGAGAATTTTAAATATAGCGTCTTTCTTGTCCCAGACGTCTATTTCATGTTGGCATTTCCGACCTTGATATTAAATCATATGTATTATATGATCGAGATAAATTATCATACTCAGCagctaataaagaaaaaaaacttaaaccatCACACATATGAATACTCAAAAAAACATCATGGTGGGACCATGATTCAGGACCTGGCATATTGTCCCACCATCcgattaatattatcatttatcaactaCTAGTTcatatatttgtgtgtgtgtgtgtgtgtgtgtgtgtgtgtgtgtctgagGGCGTATCCTGCCGACAGTAGGTTTGACTCTGCTATATATTAATCTTATTTTCTAGAATCAATATGTGGTTTGTTTCTTCTTGTTAAAATACTAGAAGATCATCAAATAAACGAACGATAAATTAGGACCAGGGGGAGGTTCCAAGCCATCAGTAAACTAGAATTTATCTCCTTTAATATCCCGTAGCCAGAGCTCATAAGTTGGCTTCACAATCTCAAGCCTGGCTTATTGAAGAACAACACACAACTAGCAGATTCAACTAGAACTATGGACATTATAATGTAATGATGCATTTAGGAAATACATGTTATTCATCCTTCTAGTAACTTGTAGGTCACCATGTTGAGATTAGAGAAaatgttcttattcttttgatgaaTGGGATTAAAGAAAATGttataaattctattttattaaaaagtatcCAAGGATGAGAAGCAAGGGTTGCAACCAGTACTAATTAACCATACCCCTTCTAATGCATTATCTAAGTATTTAATCTCAACctccatattttttctttttgatgacAGATTAAAGATCCCTAGTTGACTTTGTTCACAAAAAATATGCAGTTGACTACTCaatgagaaataaaatctaGATGATGTGCCATAAACCGAAGTTAGCTACTCTTTCTAATATGAAAGTAAAAGGTATGATAACACCATATAAAAGTCTATAAAACATTGATGAAATCCCTTGAGCTTCATAAGGGAAGATGAAACAGCGAGCAAACAACACAAGTACGGATCCTTCTGGTTTATTAGAACATAATATGTCTCTCTAATTTAAGCTTTATCAGGAGCAATGAAACTTGTCAAGATTATAACTGCTGTTTCAGTACTTCATGCTTATATATTGCTTAAATTTAGAGTTTATCATCCATGATATTGaattgtccttttcttttagctGTTTTCTAAAACAGTGTCAAAGTTTTTCTACAATCTGGCATGAGCCTTGGTTTAGTTGCTCTGCAAATAGAGGGAAACTTAAAGGGAAGTTTTGAGTccaattttttacattttcctGGTTTCTGGACAAGTCAGAATTTTCATTAAATAGGCCAAACTAATTTGGTTGTTTAACGTTACTATAAGATTGAGGTCCTGAGGTGTTTCTTTCTACtggtattttatttctttaatttccgATGCCATAAGATTGCTTCCTCCCCGATCAATTATCATGCCTTAAAAATTACTCTATTTAATCCTTAGATTTCATCATGTCCTAACTTCTGTCAGCAACCAGGAATTATATCTTGACCAATCAGGAATTATATCTTTCAATCCATCAATGATACAAAGTCAGGAACACCAGCCAAAATCCCTCTAATTAAACTAATCAAGTAGTCTTCATGTTACCTCCTATTAACCAGTTTTCAGAATCAATTCTGGTAAAAGTTAATAAACTTGCTACAACAATCAAGGGAATGATTTAGAATTAAGCAGCACTGTGTAATCATATTAAGACAATTGATCTTGACcaacaaatttttttgtgacaaaaactaacaaattaaggAAGGAAACACATATG
The DNA window shown above is from Populus trichocarpa isolate Nisqually-1 chromosome 4, P.trichocarpa_v4.1, whole genome shotgun sequence and carries:
- the LOC7470214 gene encoding transcription factor bHLH106, translated to MFDFCFNSNSSSGSGYMNTFDPFPRSLEGFSDVLQGRPMVSQTLVLDAEMGELVKAPARVGNKGISEAKALAALKSHSEAERRRRERINAHLDTLRGLVPCTEKMDKATLLAAVISQVNELKRNALESCKGLLIPTADDEVKVETYFDGTKEGTLYFKASICCDYRPELLSDIRQAVDALPLKMVNAEISTLGNRLKNEFVFTSNRNKNAVDDAEAMQHLTKSIHHALTSVLEKGSASLEYSPRTTLPNKKRRVTFFDSSSSSS
- the LOC7470216 gene encoding ubiquitin-like modifier-activating enzyme atg7, producing MAQEEKSRSGCGSSSSTILQFVPFNSLADEGFWHRLSSLKLNKYGIDDSPIPITGFYAPCSHSQVSNHLRLLAESLPTDENDQSSMPAISRGNRNRCPVPGTLYNTNTLEAFHALDKKSLLKEEANKIWEDIHNGRAVEDSAVLSRFLLISFADLKKWSFHYWFAFPALVLDPPATLVESKRASEWFTSEEVKSVSVACNDWRNSSLTADVPFFFISIASNSHATIRHLKDWEACQADNQKVLFGFYDPCHEKDPGWPLRNFLALISSRWNLKSVHFLCFRESRGFMDMESSLVIEALITAPQGLNDRQLVPNAVGWEKNKNKYVYRCINLATSMDPTRLAVSAADLNLKLMRWRALPSLNLDELSSVKCLLIGAGTLGCQVARMLMAWGVRKITLLDNGRVAMSNPLRQSLYTLDDCLDGGDFKALAAAKSLKRIFPAVEAKGEVMAIPMPGHPVTNQEEKSVVDDCSRLYDLVDSHDAVFLLTDTRESRWLPTLLCASANKITITAALGFDSFLVMRHGPGPFSSVHANTSSVDMENLAQTDKGGKRLGCYFCNDVVAPTDSTANRTLDQQCTVTRPGLAPIASSLAVELFVSILHHPDGMFAEGDITNSTSSSGGSEPPLGILPHQIRGSLFHFSQMTLVGHSSNSCTACCSTVVSEYRKKGIEFLLQAINHPTYLEDLTGLTELKESANSFKLDWDDETDDFDDDDDCVEI